The Chitinophagales bacterium genome has a window encoding:
- a CDS encoding NAD(P)H-hydrate dehydratase, with product MKVFSASQIRACDTYTIHASKISSYELMERAAGKCVAWINENLAADSVFIVLCGSGNNGGDGLAITRMLHRQGYNAKAFLLRLSDELTEDCRKNFERLAGIGSELVEILPEDSLIADVPKHVTIIDALLGTGLNRPAEGWVAEFIEHINELGNQVIAIDIPSGMPADSIPKEGAAIMNASHTLSFQFYKKAFMHAETGRCAGNVHILDIGLSAKFISSTHTSFYIQGLEEAKAMYKQRDRFAHKGDYGLAYIVAGSKGMMGAAVLAAKAALRSGAGKVKTLVPECGYDILQVSVPEAMCAVSGETCISRIKEWEQATTVGIGPGLGTSEATLRTFAEFITACKEPVVIDADGLNMLAMEPDLLHKIPADSVLTPHPKEFERLFGKSKDSMFMLELARTQSMKYNLYIVLKGHNTVIVTPEGECWYNQTGNPGMATGGSGDVLTGIITGLMSQGYESFGAARLGVYLHGRAGDYAAAKWGENALTAGDIIDNLGKAFMSIS from the coding sequence ATGAAAGTATTCAGTGCATCGCAAATACGTGCTTGTGATACCTACACAATTCACGCCTCCAAGATATCTTCGTACGAGCTGATGGAGCGTGCTGCCGGCAAATGTGTAGCATGGATCAACGAAAATCTGGCTGCAGATTCGGTGTTTATCGTTCTGTGTGGTTCGGGCAACAATGGTGGCGATGGGCTGGCCATTACCCGCATGCTGCACAGGCAGGGCTATAATGCAAAAGCATTCTTGCTGAGACTGAGTGATGAACTGACCGAGGATTGCCGGAAGAACTTTGAACGCCTGGCAGGTATTGGAAGCGAACTGGTGGAGATACTACCCGAGGACAGCCTGATAGCAGATGTGCCCAAACATGTGACCATAATAGACGCATTGCTGGGAACAGGGCTGAATCGTCCTGCCGAAGGCTGGGTAGCTGAATTCATAGAACACATAAATGAACTGGGTAACCAGGTGATAGCTATTGACATACCGAGTGGTATGCCGGCAGATAGTATACCTAAGGAGGGGGCTGCCATTATGAATGCATCGCATACGCTCAGCTTCCAGTTCTATAAAAAGGCTTTTATGCACGCTGAGACCGGCAGGTGTGCAGGCAATGTGCATATCCTGGATATAGGGCTATCTGCCAAATTCATATCATCTACCCATACCAGTTTCTATATACAAGGACTTGAGGAAGCGAAGGCCATGTATAAACAGCGCGACAGGTTTGCCCATAAAGGCGATTATGGGCTGGCATACATAGTGGCAGGCAGTAAGGGCATGATGGGAGCTGCGGTGCTGGCCGCAAAAGCCGCATTGCGCAGCGGTGCAGGTAAAGTAAAAACATTAGTACCTGAATGCGGATATGATATACTACAAGTGTCAGTACCTGAAGCCATGTGCGCGGTAAGCGGGGAGACATGTATCAGCCGGATAAAAGAATGGGAACAGGCAACAACAGTAGGTATAGGCCCGGGGCTCGGTACATCAGAAGCAACGCTGAGAACTTTTGCTGAATTTATTACCGCCTGCAAAGAGCCTGTTGTAATAGATGCAGACGGGCTGAATATGCTGGCCATGGAGCCAGACCTGCTGCATAAGATACCTGCTGACAGTGTGCTGACACCACATCCGAAAGAGTTTGAAAGGCTGTTTGGTAAGAGCAAGGATAGTATGTTCATGCTGGAGCTTGCACGCACGCAGAGCATGAAGTATAACCTGTATATAGTGCTGAAAGGACATAATACAGTGATCGTAACCCCTGAAGGTGAATGCTGGTATAACCAGACGGGTAACCCGGGTATGGCCACCGGGGGAAGCGGCGATGTGCTGACGGGTATCATAACGGGCCTGATGTCACAAGGCTATGAATCGTTTGGTGCCGCAAGGCTTGGCGTGTACCTGCATGGGCGTGCCGGCGACTATGCCGCTGCAAAATGGGGTGAGAATGCGCTGACCGCAGGCGATATCATAGATAACCTGGGAAAGGCATTCATGTCAATATCTTAG
- a CDS encoding T9SS type A sorting domain-containing protein, producing the protein MTRYTLYLIGLLLCLSSQAQQMPMYHRAVIHLDTPALGMPQLAALGLETDHGTYDGLSFISDFSEDELDLARKSGFQTNILIHDVSSFYAHQNDGFNYARAKSSSGDRPENFSLGSYGGYYTYEEMLAILDDMAKKYPTLISKRMQIENFTSIRKEPLYWCRISAHPESEQKEKPQILYTALHHAREPGSLSQLIYFMWYLLERYEHDSQIKDIIDHTELYFIPCVNPDGYRFNIASKPQGGGLWRKNMRSINGVLHGVDLNRNYSYGWGSNELGSSGNLQNQTYRGDAPFSEPETQAVKWFTEAHHFGIALNNHTHGNMLLYPWGNYYSGNKPNTRKTPDSLLYYEYAEIFTKYNGYKSGVCYEMLNYYANGDANDWMYGEQKSKNKIISFIPEIGYSFYENISDIEATCARNLYANIEAVRLLLPVAKLLNAKVSLDGEGNLAYEIKRIGLGEGTYTVSLFSVDGKMAQIKGPEVYTNLELMEIAKGNIAFSILPGIRKGDRLKYILVLNNGIYDDTLTGSFWYCDSPEGCPPDIFPVPANKHIKISALQLPEDFHADVAIYDISGRVHTKFELKAADVLSIDVSYLAEGVYFIKGFSEEYGNFIRKVTIAH; encoded by the coding sequence ATGACTCGTTATACCCTATATCTAATTGGTTTGCTTTTGTGTTTATCATCGCAAGCACAGCAGATGCCCATGTACCACCGGGCTGTTATTCACCTGGATACACCGGCTCTGGGTATGCCACAGTTGGCTGCATTAGGCCTGGAAACAGATCACGGCACATATGATGGCCTTTCTTTCATTTCTGATTTTTCAGAAGACGAGCTGGACCTTGCAAGAAAAAGTGGATTTCAAACTAACATATTGATACATGATGTGTCCTCATTTTATGCTCACCAAAACGATGGCTTTAATTATGCCCGGGCAAAGTCATCATCAGGAGATCGGCCGGAAAATTTTTCACTTGGCAGCTATGGTGGATACTATACATATGAAGAAATGTTGGCGATACTGGACGACATGGCGAAGAAATATCCGACGTTAATCAGCAAACGTATGCAGATAGAGAACTTTACCAGTATTCGAAAAGAACCCCTTTATTGGTGCCGGATCTCTGCACATCCGGAATCAGAACAAAAGGAGAAGCCGCAGATATTATATACCGCATTGCACCACGCCAGAGAACCTGGCAGCCTTTCGCAATTGATATACTTTATGTGGTATTTGTTAGAGCGTTACGAGCATGATAGCCAAATAAAGGATATCATTGACCATACAGAGTTATATTTCATTCCCTGTGTAAATCCGGATGGGTATAGATTTAACATAGCGTCAAAACCTCAGGGGGGCGGGTTATGGCGTAAGAATATGCGTTCCATTAACGGCGTGCTGCATGGTGTAGACCTGAACCGGAACTATAGTTATGGCTGGGGTAGTAATGAGTTGGGATCTTCGGGGAATCTACAAAATCAGACATATCGTGGTGATGCTCCATTTTCGGAGCCGGAAACACAGGCTGTAAAATGGTTTACAGAGGCCCACCATTTTGGAATAGCACTAAACAATCATACGCATGGTAATATGCTGTTATACCCCTGGGGAAATTATTATTCGGGAAACAAACCTAACACCCGAAAAACACCGGACTCTTTACTGTACTACGAATATGCAGAAATCTTCACCAAGTATAATGGCTACAAGTCAGGCGTCTGTTATGAGATGCTCAACTATTATGCGAACGGGGATGCTAATGATTGGATGTATGGCGAGCAAAAAAGTAAGAATAAAATAATTTCATTTATACCTGAGATAGGCTATTCTTTCTACGAAAATATTTCTGACATAGAAGCGACATGTGCAAGAAACCTGTATGCTAATATTGAAGCTGTAAGGTTGCTGTTACCGGTGGCGAAATTATTAAATGCAAAAGTCTCTCTTGACGGTGAAGGTAACCTGGCTTATGAAATAAAGCGCATAGGCCTGGGTGAGGGAACCTATACTGTAAGCCTTTTCTCTGTTGACGGCAAGATGGCGCAAATAAAAGGACCTGAAGTGTATACCAACCTGGAACTCATGGAGATAGCAAAGGGTAATATTGCTTTTTCAATATTACCGGGCATTCGGAAAGGAGACAGGCTGAAATACATATTGGTATTGAACAACGGTATATATGATGATACGTTGACAGGCTCGTTCTGGTATTGCGACAGTCCGGAAGGTTGTCCGCCTGATATATTTCCTGTGCCTGCCAATAAACATATCAAGATTTCAGCATTACAGTTACCTGAAGATTTTCATGCGGATGTTGCTATATATGATATCAGCGGCCGGGTACATACTAAGTTTGAACTGAAAGCTGCAGATGTGCTTAGCATTGATGTGTCCTACCTGGCTGAAGGCGTCTATTTTATCAAAGGTTTCTCTGAAGAATACGGTAATTTCATAAGGAAAGTCACAATTGCACATTAG
- a CDS encoding TonB-dependent receptor, with protein MKHISIMPKRISLFAFALLLFINAATAQTGTIKGFVYDKSTGEPMIFTNVLLEGTKMGGQTDVNGYFTLSQVPPGTYTLFTSLIGYDTFKTSITVKPGAIINKKLFLQQKDMELQGVEITARKTERITQINAGTITVTPREMKMLPSTGGEPDIAQYLQVVPGVIFTGDQGGQLYIRGGSPTQTGILLDGITIYNPFHSIGLYSVFETDAIRNVDVQTAGFNAQYGNRTSAIVDVTTKDGNKNRIAGKLSLSPIMARALVEGPILKAKKEGGSNMTFLLSVKHSYLESTSKSIYGGFGEPFKSGLPYTFTDLYGKVTINADNGSKLNIFGFNFDDKAKSISPKTKMVNATFGWQATGAGATFVITPSSSSALINGKFAYSKYAISADEATFRQRSSSIDGFEGGIDFTYFFPGYSQLKYGFEVSGFHTALDYANTLGLTTTLDRRNTLGSLFAMYRKNFGEKFIFEPGFRMQYYSSLDVFTPEPRIGMKYNITQNVRLKAASGLYSQNILSTKSDRDIVNFFNGFILSPDQGITNTDGDRVKSNLQRAFHALGGIEVDINNVEINLEPWYKNFYQNIELSRIKVSVQDADFTAGNGKASGIDLSARYNQKRIYLWGVVSYQKITYQTLVLDGNKVTTYRNPVTGETYLAGVTESQTYAPPFDRRWNINLLGSYQAGKKKDWEISARWNFGSPFPFTQTQGFYENTNVQQNGIPTNYLNQNGNIGIIYDNKINGGRLSYYHRMDLSVRKRFTMSENSNIETTFSLTNVYNRNNIFYIERLDNTRVFQLPLFPSINATWNF; from the coding sequence ATGAAACACATATCCATCATGCCAAAAAGGATCAGCCTTTTTGCCTTTGCACTATTACTGTTTATCAATGCTGCTACCGCGCAGACAGGTACCATCAAGGGCTTTGTTTACGACAAATCTACAGGTGAACCTATGATATTCACCAACGTATTGCTGGAAGGCACAAAAATGGGCGGGCAGACGGATGTGAATGGTTATTTTACACTTTCCCAGGTACCTCCGGGCACCTATACTTTGTTTACCAGCCTGATAGGATATGACACGTTCAAAACTTCCATTACGGTAAAGCCCGGCGCAATTATCAACAAAAAACTATTCCTGCAACAGAAAGACATGGAACTGCAGGGTGTTGAGATCACTGCCCGCAAAACCGAACGCATTACGCAGATCAATGCGGGTACCATTACTGTTACCCCCCGCGAAATGAAAATGCTGCCCAGTACCGGCGGCGAACCCGATATTGCGCAATACCTGCAGGTAGTACCCGGTGTTATTTTCACAGGCGATCAGGGCGGACAGTTATACATTCGTGGCGGTTCTCCTACACAAACAGGTATACTACTCGATGGTATCACTATTTATAACCCCTTCCACTCCATTGGCTTATACTCTGTTTTCGAAACGGACGCCATACGTAACGTAGATGTACAGACCGCCGGCTTCAACGCCCAGTACGGTAACCGTACTTCTGCCATTGTAGACGTTACTACCAAAGATGGTAACAAGAACCGCATAGCTGGTAAACTCTCATTATCGCCAATTATGGCCAGGGCACTGGTTGAAGGTCCGATACTGAAAGCCAAGAAAGAGGGCGGCTCTAACATGACTTTCCTGCTGTCGGTAAAACACAGCTACCTCGAGAGTACTTCAAAATCTATCTACGGAGGCTTTGGCGAACCGTTCAAATCAGGCCTCCCATACACCTTTACCGACCTGTATGGTAAAGTTACGATCAATGCAGACAATGGTAGTAAACTGAATATATTCGGTTTCAACTTTGACGATAAGGCAAAAAGTATCAGCCCGAAAACCAAAATGGTGAACGCCACATTCGGGTGGCAGGCCACAGGAGCGGGTGCTACATTCGTTATCACACCCAGCAGTAGCTCTGCGCTTATCAATGGTAAGTTTGCCTATTCCAAATACGCTATTAGTGCCGACGAAGCTACTTTCAGACAGAGAAGCAGCTCTATAGACGGTTTTGAAGGTGGTATCGACTTCACATACTTCTTCCCGGGTTACAGCCAGCTGAAATACGGCTTTGAGGTAAGTGGATTCCATACTGCACTGGACTATGCCAATACCCTCGGCTTAACAACTACCCTGGACAGGAGGAATACACTGGGTTCTCTGTTCGCCATGTACCGCAAAAACTTTGGCGAGAAATTCATCTTCGAGCCGGGCTTCCGTATGCAATACTATTCATCACTTGACGTATTCACTCCGGAACCACGTATCGGCATGAAGTACAACATCACACAGAACGTACGCCTGAAAGCCGCGAGTGGTTTATACTCACAAAACATCCTGAGTACAAAGAGCGACCGTGATATAGTGAACTTCTTTAATGGCTTTATCCTCAGCCCGGATCAGGGTATTACCAACACCGATGGCGACAGGGTAAAATCCAACCTGCAAAGGGCTTTCCACGCACTGGGAGGTATCGAGGTAGACATCAACAACGTAGAGATCAACCTGGAGCCCTGGTACAAGAACTTCTACCAGAATATTGAACTGAGCCGCATTAAAGTAAGTGTCCAGGACGCTGACTTTACAGCGGGTAATGGTAAAGCGAGTGGTATCGACCTTTCAGCACGCTACAACCAGAAGCGCATATACCTGTGGGGTGTAGTTTCTTACCAGAAGATCACCTACCAGACACTGGTACTGGACGGCAATAAGGTAACCACATATCGCAACCCGGTAACAGGCGAAACGTACCTCGCCGGTGTAACGGAATCACAAACTTACGCACCACCTTTCGACAGGCGCTGGAATATCAACCTGTTGGGGTCTTACCAGGCAGGCAAAAAGAAAGACTGGGAAATATCCGCCCGCTGGAACTTCGGTTCTCCGTTCCCTTTCACACAAACACAGGGTTTCTACGAGAATACCAATGTTCAGCAGAATGGTATACCTACCAACTACCTGAACCAGAACGGCAATATCGGCATCATTTATGACAACAAAATAAATGGTGGCCGCCTGTCGTATTACCACCGTATGGACCTGTCGGTACGTAAACGTTTCACTATGAGCGAGAACTCTAATATTGAGACAACTTTCAGTTTAACAAATGTTTACAACAGGAACAACATCTTTTATATAGAACGTCTTGATAACACACGTGTTTTTCAACTACCTTTGTTCCCGAGCATCAATGCGACATGGAACTTTTAA
- a CDS encoding tetratricopeptide repeat protein — protein sequence MTRKKDRKITQRLFSICTCIVLMANQSSAQLHTPYLPQNAQLFHAEELFMQQQYKSAEITAKHFLQQTPEITSPEFSSRKDKARYFIAASALKLNEANNEQTAIDFINTTANPAYKQRVAFALAQEYFKKNRFSDAIYYYEMAGVANLNNDEIINAKFELAYCYFNNSQFNQAEPLLASVREIGGKYYDAGNYYYGLLAYNKNNYADALTSFSRIEHIKEYSNIVPYYIAEIHYFQGNKAKALQDALRLIRKPERSFYHNELHLLAAQIYFEDKDYKEALPYFEFYYDNTERIRKEDLYEMAYCYYKLDDWEDAIDNFQQLSETRDSLAQSSMYLLGDCYLKINDKKSARNAFSICADMPFNPGQKEASLLLAAKLSYELGYNNDAIYYINLLLADYPTSAYNDQAKTLLSDLLIRTSNYAEAYSALEDVAHHDENYNRIYQKVTYGYAMQQMQLGNNAFADSLLTMSLKHNADLTYKNAATYWKADLAYKAGRYDEVIKFGNSFLRGNTNSMWVEHLSPSASARSMYITLGYAAMELSQFSEAQNYFNKARFNTDTTDTVFIAASILREADAVFMQKDYKKAIALYDQVIAANGADADYARYQKAIILGLSDNNKQKSELLIGLINSVPVSRYANEARYELGLTYIEENRYSAAINTMMPLTEAYELRNMAPKAWMRIGFAYQQSGDQQKAIDAYKHIALEYPTSEERPAALDALKSLYIQSGQPEGYARLLEDNNLGGAEENMLDSAYYATAETQYAANNWNKAQTLFGDYIKKYPNGVFITKAHYYKAESHYQLKEYKEALKGYDFVLTNAWSNFSENSARRAAIIAYDQGDMQGAKRYYGELRNMAMSQDNLQAAYNGLMLCSYKLDESSDALAYADTLISMPGLDASIADNAMLIKANALAQANNKEAALTVYKQLETSGNGAIAAEARYNIANIYYHQNKFKEAEEAAGNTIQQSGGHEYWVVRSYLLLSDILVKQKDYFNAKATLQSIVKNCKIPELKAEANAKLKEVKQLENKKSKLSE from the coding sequence ATGACACGCAAGAAGGATAGAAAGATCACCCAAAGGCTTTTTTCGATATGTACATGTATTGTGCTGATGGCTAACCAGTCGTCAGCACAACTGCATACACCCTACCTGCCGCAAAACGCACAGCTGTTCCATGCGGAAGAACTTTTCATGCAGCAGCAATACAAAAGTGCCGAAATTACCGCAAAACATTTCCTGCAGCAAACACCCGAGATAACAAGCCCGGAATTTAGCAGCCGGAAGGACAAAGCACGCTACTTTATCGCAGCCTCAGCGTTGAAACTCAACGAGGCCAATAACGAACAGACTGCCATAGATTTCATCAACACAACAGCCAACCCCGCTTATAAACAGCGTGTAGCATTTGCACTGGCACAGGAATACTTCAAAAAGAACAGGTTCAGTGATGCTATCTATTATTACGAAATGGCGGGTGTTGCCAACTTGAATAACGACGAGATCATCAATGCGAAATTTGAGCTGGCATATTGCTATTTCAACAACAGCCAGTTCAACCAGGCAGAACCGCTACTGGCATCTGTTCGCGAAATAGGAGGAAAGTATTATGATGCCGGCAACTACTATTACGGCTTGCTGGCATACAACAAGAATAATTATGCTGACGCGCTGACCAGTTTCAGTCGTATAGAGCATATAAAAGAATACAGCAACATTGTTCCGTACTATATAGCAGAGATACACTATTTCCAGGGCAATAAAGCCAAAGCATTGCAGGATGCACTAAGACTGATACGCAAACCCGAAAGGTCGTTCTACCACAACGAACTGCACCTGCTGGCTGCACAGATCTACTTCGAGGATAAAGACTATAAAGAAGCACTGCCCTATTTTGAGTTTTACTATGATAATACAGAGCGCATCCGTAAAGAAGACCTCTACGAAATGGCCTATTGCTATTACAAATTAGACGACTGGGAGGATGCTATTGATAACTTTCAGCAATTGAGCGAAACAAGAGACTCGCTGGCGCAAAGTTCAATGTATCTCCTGGGTGATTGTTACCTGAAAATAAATGATAAAAAAAGTGCCCGTAACGCATTCAGTATCTGTGCCGATATGCCGTTCAACCCCGGGCAAAAAGAGGCTTCTTTGCTGTTAGCAGCCAAGCTTTCTTACGAACTGGGCTATAATAATGATGCCATATATTATATCAACCTGTTATTGGCCGATTATCCGACATCGGCCTACAACGACCAGGCAAAGACCCTTCTGTCCGACCTGTTGATAAGAACCAGCAACTATGCCGAAGCGTACAGCGCATTGGAAGACGTTGCACACCACGACGAGAACTACAACCGCATATATCAGAAGGTGACCTATGGCTATGCCATGCAACAGATGCAGTTGGGCAACAACGCTTTTGCCGACAGCCTGCTCACCATGTCGCTGAAACATAATGCAGACCTGACCTACAAAAATGCCGCCACCTACTGGAAAGCGGACCTTGCATACAAAGCTGGCCGGTACGATGAGGTAATAAAATTTGGCAACAGTTTTCTGCGTGGCAACACTAATAGTATGTGGGTAGAGCACCTGAGTCCTTCGGCTTCTGCGCGCAGTATGTACATAACATTGGGCTATGCTGCTATGGAGCTGTCACAATTCAGCGAGGCGCAGAATTATTTTAACAAAGCCAGGTTCAACACAGATACAACAGATACTGTGTTCATAGCAGCTTCTATATTGCGCGAGGCTGATGCCGTTTTCATGCAGAAAGACTACAAGAAAGCCATAGCGCTATACGATCAGGTGATTGCTGCCAATGGTGCTGATGCCGATTACGCACGATACCAGAAGGCCATCATACTCGGCCTGTCTGACAACAACAAGCAAAAATCAGAGCTCCTCATCGGCCTCATCAACAGCGTACCTGTATCAAGATATGCTAACGAGGCACGCTACGAGCTGGGCCTCACCTATATCGAAGAGAACAGGTACAGCGCTGCCATCAACACCATGATGCCGCTGACAGAAGCTTATGAGCTGCGCAATATGGCGCCAAAAGCATGGATGCGCATAGGTTTCGCCTACCAGCAGTCGGGCGATCAACAGAAGGCAATAGACGCCTACAAGCATATCGCACTTGAATATCCGACCTCTGAAGAGCGTCCGGCAGCTTTGGACGCGCTGAAAAGCTTATACATACAATCAGGTCAGCCGGAAGGTTATGCCAGGCTGCTGGAAGACAACAACCTGGGAGGTGCCGAAGAGAATATGCTCGACTCTGCTTACTATGCTACTGCCGAAACTCAATATGCGGCCAACAACTGGAATAAAGCACAGACACTGTTTGGCGACTACATAAAAAAATACCCTAATGGGGTATTCATCACCAAAGCACATTACTATAAGGCTGAATCTCACTACCAGTTGAAAGAATATAAAGAGGCGCTGAAAGGTTATGATTTCGTACTGACAAACGCATGGAGTAACTTTTCCGAGAACAGTGCACGCCGTGCCGCTATCATTGCTTACGACCAGGGAGATATGCAGGGCGCTAAACGCTATTATGGAGAGCTGCGTAACATGGCCATGAGCCAGGACAACCTGCAGGCAGCCTATAACGGGCTGATGCTCTGCAGTTACAAACTGGACGAAAGCTCAGACGCACTTGCCTATGCCGATACCCTGATTTCAATGCCGGGACTGGACGCGTCCATCGCTGACAATGCTATGCTCATCAAAGCAAACGCACTGGCACAGGCCAATAACAAAGAGGCTGCACTGACGGTGTACAAGCAACTGGAAACTTCGGGCAATGGTGCCATTGCCGCAGAGGCCCGCTACAACATAGCCAACATATACTATCATCAAAACAAATTTAAAGAGGCAGAAGAAGCTGCAGGCAATACTATACAGCAGTCGGGCGGACATGAATATTGGGTAGTAAGGTCATATCTGCTACTCAGCGATATACTGGTGAAACAAAAAGACTATTTCAATGCTAAAGCTACTTTACAGAGTATTGTAAAGAACTGTAAGATACCCGAATTGAAAGCTGAAGCAAATGCAAAGCTGAAAGAGGTGAAACAACTGGAGAACAAAAAAAGTAAACTATCGGAATAA